The Alteribacter populi genomic sequence AGTTATCTGCTTTTTCATGAATGATCACAGCTACGTTATCATCGACTAGTTGCTGGGGGGTGAAACGGTCCAGTTTAGCAACAAGAAAGGCAGTTGAATCTGATGCCACATATAATGGAGGCATGTCGCCTGTATGCTTACTATGGTCTGTACCACCGGGGTTATAGTGATCACCTGCACTCATGAAAGGACCTTCGGCAGCATCGGGTTCGCAAACTCCATTTTGATGAATGTGAAACCCGTGAAATCCTGGCTCTAAACCTTTTGCTTCAGCTTTGACGACCATTTGATCATCAAGTGCATAGAAAGAAACCTGACCAATTTTTTCGTTATTTGTGTTGATCATATTAGCATTGGACTTCAGTTCACCAAAGTTAAATCCTGAACCTGAAGATAGTGTCTCGACATAGTCTTCAGAGTGTTCACCGCTGCTTTCATCATAAATACCGTGATCTAAGACAGATTGATTGTTTATGTAACCATCGTCGCTTTGTGATGGTGAACCTTGTTCATCATCACCAGCACAACCGGTTATGATCAAGGCTAAACAAACTGCAGTTATAATCCAAAATTGGTTTTTACTACCTTTCATCTTTTAACCACCCTTTCTTACTATCTTTAGCATGATGGACGATTTATTTTTAATTTAAACTTACTCTCATAATTATCATCACTGTTTTTAACAGCCACCAATTTATAATCTTCAATTTATTTTTTTCAAAGCTCTTGAATAATTGGAGACTTCATTTTTCCTTTTACTATGCCGTATTATTTTAGTAAACTAGATTATAATAGAGGGGAGAGGGGGCATTAGGATGAAGGAGATTCCGGTTACATTAGTTAAAGCTAATCAGACAATGCTCGTCGGTTTGACCATCTTATCAATTTTACTGCAAAGTTCACTGTTACTTGGTCTAACTGTAGCTATTGTATATGGGTCATTACTTTTTGGACAAAAAGCTAATCCTGCGATGCTTTTTATTACGAAGGTTATAAAAAAAGACCTTTCTACCGATGATAAAGAAGCCGTTGTTTTACAGCGATTTAATCAAACGATTGCAGCGGTTTTATTAACAATTGGTTTCTTGTTAAGTATCATTTGGAGCCATTGGGGCGTATGGGTTCCAGTTGGTATGGTGACCATTGCAGCATCTATTGCTTTAATGGGTTTCTGTGTAGGGTGCTATATGTATTATCAATACAAAAAGATCTCTCATGAAAGAAGAAAATCCGCATAACGGTCTTTTATTAAAAATACCGGTAACTTCCGCCGCATATTTTAAAGTCTCAAGGATGCATCTCCCTTGAGACGAGCGGCGTGAAGGCAGCTGGCCATAAAGCTTGACGGCAAGCTAACTTTTATTGACAATTTCGCCTCGGGATGTTAAAATTAAAGATCTATAACTGTCGATGTATTAAGGTTTTATATTTTACACCAATAATGACTGACAGTCATTCAGAAATGGATTGTATGAGGTGCTAAGATGAGAAAAGAAAAGCATTTGTTAGCCATGTCGGTTTATGGAGCGTTAGCGTTTGCTGTTATTGCGATCGTTTGGGGTATTCTCGTCCATTCACAAATGATCTTGTTCGATGGTGTGTATTCATTAATTAGTGTTATTTTATCGCTATTTTCATTGTTATCAGCTTCGTATATTCAAAAACATGACTATAAACAATTTCCGTTTGGTAAAGAAATGCTCGAACCACTCGTGATTATTGTTAAATATTTCATTATTTTAATCCTCTGTTTGTTCGCTCTTTCCTCGGCTGTTTCTGATTTGCTATCAGGAGGAAGAGAAGTAGATCCTGGGTTTGCGCTTCTGTATGCAATTGTTGCTACAGTTGGCGGATTCATCGTTTATCGCTTTTTAAAAGCTGGACAAAAAAAAATCAAGTCTGGTTTCGTTGAGGCAGAGTCTAATCAATGGCTAATGGATACGTTGTTAAGTGCTGGAGTGATGATTGGCTTTTTCATCGCATTTCTATTAACGTTAACACCTTTTGCCCACTTAACAGCCTTTGTTGACCCACTGATGGTCATCCTTGTTTCTGGTTATTTTATTAAAGTGCCAGTGACATCCATTAAACAACAACTTAGAGAAGTGTTAGAAATGTCTCCTGGTGAAGAAATTAAATCGATTCTAGAAGAGAGTACGCAAAGAATCGAAAGAAAATACCAGTTTGATGAAACGCATTTACGTGTATCAAAGGTGGGGAGTAAGCTGTTTATTGAGGTTGATTTTGTAGTAAATGAAGTTTCTAAAGACTTGACTATCGCACAACAGGATCAGATAAGGGAAGAACTGACCTTCCACATTCAAGATTTGAACTTCACTAAATGGCTTACCGTTTCATTTACAAATGACCGTAAATGGGCTATAGAATAAAATGAAGGGCTGGACCTCCTACAAAAGAGAGGACAGCCTTTTTCATGTATAATGAAGAAAACGGCAAAAGGAGTCGTATGTTTAATGAATCCACACCCATTTAAAATTGTTTCAAAGAGCCAATCCGCTATGGATATAGATAAGCAAAATGCTCTTGATGAGATACTTCAACAAGAGCCGGTAAATGCATGTGCGGTGTTGGTTAATGGACAAATCGAATTTGAATACGCAAAAGACAAGCACCAGATTGAAAAATTACATACAGTTAACTCAATTACGAAAAGCATAATTTCTGCTTCGCTAGGACTTGCACTTCAGCACGAGTACATAACTGAT encodes the following:
- a CDS encoding cation diffusion facilitator family transporter; this encodes MRKEKHLLAMSVYGALAFAVIAIVWGILVHSQMILFDGVYSLISVILSLFSLLSASYIQKHDYKQFPFGKEMLEPLVIIVKYFIILILCLFALSSAVSDLLSGGREVDPGFALLYAIVATVGGFIVYRFLKAGQKKIKSGFVEAESNQWLMDTLLSAGVMIGFFIAFLLTLTPFAHLTAFVDPLMVILVSGYFIKVPVTSIKQQLREVLEMSPGEEIKSILEESTQRIERKYQFDETHLRVSKVGSKLFIEVDFVVNEVSKDLTIAQQDQIREELTFHIQDLNFTKWLTVSFTNDRKWAIE
- a CDS encoding DUF4395 domain-containing protein, which translates into the protein MKEIPVTLVKANQTMLVGLTILSILLQSSLLLGLTVAIVYGSLLFGQKANPAMLFITKVIKKDLSTDDKEAVVLQRFNQTIAAVLLTIGFLLSIIWSHWGVWVPVGMVTIAASIALMGFCVGCYMYYQYKKISHERRKSA
- a CDS encoding superoxide dismutase family protein; its protein translation is MKGSKNQFWIITAVCLALIITGCAGDDEQGSPSQSDDGYINNQSVLDHGIYDESSGEHSEDYVETLSSGSGFNFGELKSNANMINTNNEKIGQVSFYALDDQMVVKAEAKGLEPGFHGFHIHQNGVCEPDAAEGPFMSAGDHYNPGGTDHSKHTGDMPPLYVASDSTAFLVAKLDRFTPQQLVDDNVAVIIHEKADNFANIPDRYQSTEQDTPGPDEETLRTGDSGDRASCGVVEGA